The nucleotide sequence CCTCGCGCAGCGGGGCGACCAGCCGATATGGCAGCTTTTGCGTGCCATCCATCGCGATCTGCTCCAGCCGGTGCCGGATCTCTTCATTTTCAAACCGCGCAATCAGCGCCCTCGCGTAGGCAGGCGCCTCATCCCGCACCGACACCGGCAGGGTCCGCCCGGCGTCGTCCATAAACGCCCCGATCTGCGCCCGGATCTGCGGATCAGCGACCGCTTCGTGCACAAAGGTGTGTCCCCGCACCAGACCCGCATAGGCCATAAGCGAATGGGCTCCGTTCAGCATCCGTAACTTGCGCAGCTCGTGCGGGGCGACGTCGGCCACAAACTGCACCCCTGGCCAGACGGGGCGGGGGCCGGCAAAATCATCCTCAATCACCCACTCACGGAAAGGCTCGGTAGGGACGGCCATCGGATCTCCCTGCGCGCGACGCAGCGCATCGGTCGTCGCGGGTGTGATCCGGTCGACCATCGCATTCGGAAAGCGCACCGCGGCCCAGTCGATCTTGAGCCCAGCGGCCTGCGAAAACCGCGCGACCGCAGCGCGCAATACCGCGCCGTTGCCCGTCCGATTGTCACAGCTCAGCACCGTGAGTGGTGTGGACCGGGTCGCAAGATGCCGGGCAAGCAATCCGATCAGCGTACTCGGCCCCTGCCCGGCCACATCTGCAGCGATCGACGGGTCAGTGAGGTTCAGCTGACCGCCTGTATCCAGGTGATATCCCTTTTCGGTCACCGTCGCCGAGATGATCTGAGCCTCCTGCATCGCCTCGAGTACCGCCCCCGGATCCTCGGGCGCGACCAAAACGTCGCGCAGCACCTCAATGCGCTTGGCTCCTTGCCCCTGTACGACCAGATCGTAGGCAAAATCCTGTGCCGCAAGCCCGTCACGCACGGTTGCCGAACGCAGACTGACCCCCACCACATCCCAGCCCCTGCATCAGCGGTGTAATCCAGCAGATGCGCGCGGGCAAAATTCCCCAGACCGATGTGCACGATCCGCCCCATCAGCGGGCAAGCCCGTAGACGTCGCGGGCCAGATCAACGGCGAGCAATCGTGCCAGACGCTCCGCATCGTCACGACCGAAGGCGCCGCGCGTGCATTGCTGGGCCAGATGTTCAGCCACGGCACGGCGCCAAAGATCATGGCGCGCCGGGATCGACAGGAAGGCACGGGTATCGTCATTGAACCCCGCAAGATTGTGATATCCCGCCGTCTCGACCACCCGGTCGAAATACCGCGCGATGCCGGCGGGGCTGTCGTGGAACCACCATGGCGGCCCGATCCGCAAGGCGGGCCAATGACCGGCCATCGGCGCCAGCTCGCGCGCGTAGGTGCTCTCATCAAGGGTAAAGAGGATGATCCGCAAACCGGGCGTGTTCCCGACACGGTTCAGCAACGGACCCAACCCGCGCACCCAATCGACCGCAATAGGCATATCCGCGCCGGTATCTGGCCCGAACTGGCGCTTTAGAGCCATATTCGTATTCCGCCTGCTGCCTGCATGGATCTGCATCGTCAGCCCGTCCTCAACCGACATCTGCGCCATTTCGATCAACATATGGCCGTAGAATGCTGACGCCTCCTGCGCATCGGCTGTCCCGGCCCGTACGCGCTGGTACAGCGTCTCTGGCTCCGGCAGCCATTCTGTGCGGATCTGTTCCACGGCGTGATCCGTCGCCGTCGCCCCATGGGCGGCAAAAAACGCACGCCGCTGTCGCAGCGCCTCAAGATAGCCCTCGAACTGGCCCAGATCGCAGCCCGTTTGCGTCTCTAACCCGGCAAGATTATCCATAAATCCGTCGTGAAGCGGATCCAAGACGCTATCGGGGCGAAACGTCGGGATGACCCGACCGCCCCAATCGCTCTGCGCAATGGCCGCGTGATGGGTAAGCGGGTCAAGCGCACCATCGGTGGTGGCCAGAACCTCTATCCCGAACCGATCAAACAATGCTCTGGGCCGGTGATCGGGTTGCATCAAGAGCGCGTCGATCAGGTCATAGATTGTATCGCTGGTCTGCGCCGAAAGCCGCTCTTCAATGCCCAGCGTCCGGTGCAAAACATGTTCGATCCAGATGCGCGACGGCGTTCCCAGAAACAAATCCCAGTGGTGGGCAAACAGACGGAAGACTTCGCGTGGATCGGCCCCCTCCCCCGGCGCGCCGATACCCAGTTGAGCAAGATCAACACCCTGCGAATAAAGCATCCGAAACACGTAGTGATCCGGAATGACCAAAAGCTCCGCCGGGTTCGCGAACTTGCGGTCATCCGCAAACCACGCGGGATCGCAATGCCCGTGCGGCGACACGATGGGAAGCGTGCGAATACCGTCGTAGATTTCTGCCGCATCAACGGCCATCGATCCGTTCCTCCCTTGGTTCGCCCCCAACTTGGCGCTTGCATCCATGGGATGCAACGCCCCAGACTGCACGCGGAGGATGCAATAGTGAATATCGCTTTGATCGGCCTCGGCATGGTTGCGGACACACATGTGAACGCTGTAAAGGCCGCCGACGGGCTATCGATTGTCGGCGTGTTGGGCCGCGATCCGGCGCGCCGCGGGCGTTTGCGGACCGCCATG is from Sulfitobacter albidus and encodes:
- a CDS encoding mannitol dehydrogenase family protein, with translation MVGVSLRSATVRDGLAAQDFAYDLVVQGQGAKRIEVLRDVLVAPEDPGAVLEAMQEAQIISATVTEKGYHLDTGGQLNLTDPSIAADVAGQGPSTLIGLLARHLATRSTPLTVLSCDNRTGNGAVLRAAVARFSQAAGLKIDWAAVRFPNAMVDRITPATTDALRRAQGDPMAVPTEPFREWVIEDDFAGPRPVWPGVQFVADVAPHELRKLRMLNGAHSLMAYAGLVRGHTFVHEAVADPQIRAQIGAFMDDAGRTLPVSVRDEAPAYARALIARFENEEIRHRLEQIAMDGTQKLPYRLVAPLREGATAAAGGIAAWLEFCAAEVARGAC
- the uxaC gene encoding glucuronate isomerase, whose product is MAVDAAEIYDGIRTLPIVSPHGHCDPAWFADDRKFANPAELLVIPDHYVFRMLYSQGVDLAQLGIGAPGEGADPREVFRLFAHHWDLFLGTPSRIWIEHVLHRTLGIEERLSAQTSDTIYDLIDALLMQPDHRPRALFDRFGIEVLATTDGALDPLTHHAAIAQSDWGGRVIPTFRPDSVLDPLHDGFMDNLAGLETQTGCDLGQFEGYLEALRQRRAFFAAHGATATDHAVEQIRTEWLPEPETLYQRVRAGTADAQEASAFYGHMLIEMAQMSVEDGLTMQIHAGSRRNTNMALKRQFGPDTGADMPIAVDWVRGLGPLLNRVGNTPGLRIILFTLDESTYARELAPMAGHWPALRIGPPWWFHDSPAGIARYFDRVVETAGYHNLAGFNDDTRAFLSIPARHDLWRRAVAEHLAQQCTRGAFGRDDAERLARLLAVDLARDVYGLAR